From one uncultured Paludibacter sp. genomic stretch:
- a CDS encoding DNA primase yields MIDQATIERIHEAARIEDVVGDYVTLRRRGVNMIGLCPFHNEKTPSFTVSPAKGIFKCFGCGKGGNSVHFIMEHEQLSYVDALKYLAKKYHIEIVEKELTAEELQANNDRESMLLVNEFAQKYFTNTLHHHVEGKAVGLSYFHERGFRDDIIQKFQLGYCLDERDAFTKEALKAGYNKDFLVKTGLTIDYATSENGEKVPPVGGFRGADRFRGRVMFPVHSLSGKVLAFGGRVLKKDDKTAKYVNSPESEIYHKSNELYGIFFAKQAIVKHDRCYLVEGYTDVISMHQSGIENVVASSGTSLTPGQIRLIHRFTENVTVIYDGDPAGIKASIRGIDMLLEEGLNIKVLLLPDGDDPDSFARKHNSSDFIEFVEKNAADFIRFKTNLLLEDAGNDPIKKAKLVQDIVQSIAIIPNQIIRAEYVKECSTLLNVAENVLYHEISKIKTKEFEARINKKPEDEKKEETVSVKKTPETISITKFEKEERNIIRTLLKYGRNILFKDENGNTLCVDQYIFEELENDQLIFQNEKHRKLVEEYKNSFEENNFIAEKYFLNHPDYELSSLTADLISDKYVLSKIHSKFHQIETDDNRLNELAPRYIYEYKLVMILQKRKDKMLEMKAATEKSDETRTMELMSEIKQIDFFKSKLSEELDRVLNLL; encoded by the coding sequence ATGATAGATCAAGCAACCATAGAACGAATTCACGAAGCCGCACGCATTGAAGATGTGGTAGGCGATTATGTTACTTTGCGCCGGCGCGGTGTGAATATGATTGGTTTGTGTCCTTTCCACAACGAAAAAACGCCTTCGTTTACCGTTTCGCCTGCCAAAGGAATTTTCAAATGTTTTGGATGCGGAAAAGGCGGAAATTCCGTTCATTTTATTATGGAACACGAACAGCTTTCGTATGTGGATGCGCTCAAATATCTGGCAAAAAAATACCACATCGAAATAGTTGAAAAAGAACTTACTGCGGAAGAATTGCAAGCCAACAACGACCGCGAAAGTATGTTGCTGGTCAATGAATTTGCACAAAAATATTTTACAAACACGCTTCATCATCACGTTGAGGGAAAAGCTGTAGGATTGAGTTATTTCCACGAGCGTGGTTTCCGCGACGATATTATACAAAAATTCCAACTCGGATATTGTTTGGATGAGCGCGACGCTTTCACCAAAGAAGCGTTGAAAGCCGGTTACAACAAAGATTTTTTGGTAAAAACAGGGCTTACAATAGATTATGCTACCTCCGAAAACGGAGAAAAAGTCCCCCCTGTGGGGGGATTTAGGGGGGCTGACCGTTTTCGAGGTCGCGTAATGTTTCCCGTGCATTCTTTGTCGGGAAAAGTATTGGCTTTCGGAGGTCGTGTGCTGAAAAAAGACGATAAAACCGCCAAATACGTCAATTCGCCCGAAAGTGAAATTTATCACAAAAGCAACGAACTTTACGGTATTTTCTTTGCCAAACAAGCCATTGTAAAACACGACCGTTGTTATTTGGTAGAAGGTTACACCGATGTAATTTCAATGCACCAAAGCGGTATTGAAAACGTTGTGGCTTCGTCGGGAACTTCGCTTACTCCGGGACAAATCCGCCTTATTCATCGCTTTACTGAAAATGTTACCGTAATTTACGATGGCGATCCCGCAGGAATAAAAGCATCCATACGCGGTATTGATATGTTGCTCGAAGAAGGACTGAACATCAAAGTGTTGCTTCTTCCCGATGGCGACGACCCCGACAGTTTTGCACGCAAACACAACTCTTCGGATTTTATCGAATTTGTGGAGAAAAATGCTGCCGATTTTATCCGTTTTAAAACCAATCTCTTACTCGAAGATGCCGGAAACGACCCGATAAAAAAGGCAAAACTCGTGCAGGATATTGTACAGAGCATTGCGATTATTCCCAATCAAATTATCCGCGCGGAATATGTAAAAGAATGCAGCACGCTGTTGAATGTGGCAGAGAACGTTCTTTATCACGAAATATCGAAAATAAAAACCAAAGAATTTGAAGCGCGGATAAATAAAAAACCGGAAGACGAGAAAAAAGAAGAAACCGTTTCGGTAAAAAAAACGCCGGAAACCATTTCTATTACAAAATTTGAAAAAGAAGAACGAAACATTATCCGTACGCTGTTGAAGTACGGCAGAAATATTCTTTTCAAAGATGAAAATGGAAATACGTTGTGTGTCGATCAATATATTTTTGAAGAATTGGAAAACGATCAATTGATTTTTCAAAACGAGAAACACCGCAAATTGGTTGAAGAATATAAAAATAGTTTTGAAGAGAATAATTTTATTGCTGAAAAATATTTCCTCAATCATCCCGATTATGAATTAAGTTCGCTTACGGCAGATTTAATTTCTGATAAATATGTTTTGAGTAAAATCCATTCCAAATTTCACCAAATTGAAACCGACGATAATCGGCTGAATGAACTTGCTCCGCGATACATTTACGAGTACAAATTGGTAATGATTTTACAAAAACGAAAAGATAAAATGCTCGAAATGAAAGCCGCAACCGAAAAATCGGATGAAACACGAACAATGGAATTGATGAGCGAAATCAAACAAATCGACTTTTTTAAATCAAAACTCTCGGAAGAATTAGACAGGGTATTAAACTTATTATAA
- a CDS encoding exported hypothetical protein (Evidence 5 : Unknown function), with protein sequence MKLIVKILIFCFACPLFGQNKNDTVFIENDSVHKIFIDYNKNSKYYNEINNFKFDDFDKSTYKNSLKQLKERNQNLNKDKPVIPWKNWIEIEKYKGKFYAYKPCDFLFHYKASINDTTFIDWTGEGSYANKIINQKKIDSKTYVFKLINTYYNYRQEVIIHIIDVQKGIAVFEYIFRDGEKRKFYMIASEKLNKIPIIVYNCNQKGEEFEFDDTEKIDIKIKEGK encoded by the coding sequence ATGAAATTAATTGTAAAAATATTAATTTTTTGTTTTGCCTGTCCTCTTTTTGGACAAAATAAAAATGATACTGTTTTTATCGAAAACGATAGTGTTCATAAAATATTTATTGATTATAATAAAAACAGCAAGTATTACAATGAAATAAATAATTTTAAATTTGATGATTTTGACAAAAGTACATATAAGAATTCTCTTAAGCAATTAAAAGAAAGAAATCAAAATCTCAATAAAGACAAACCTGTTATTCCGTGGAAAAACTGGATTGAGATAGAGAAATACAAAGGAAAATTTTATGCATATAAGCCCTGTGATTTTTTATTTCATTACAAGGCATCAATTAATGACACAACTTTTATTGATTGGACAGGAGAAGGTTCTTACGCTAATAAAATTATTAATCAAAAAAAAATTGACAGCAAAACTTATGTATTTAAACTCATAAATACATATTACAACTATAGACAAGAAGTTATCATCCATATCATTGACGTTCAAAAAGGAATTGCTGTTTTTGAATATATCTTTAGAGATGGTGAAAAACGCAAGTTCTATATGATTGCATCTGAAAAACTAAATAAGATACCTATTATTGTTTACAATTGCAATCAAAAAGGCGAAGAATTTGAGTTTGATGATACCGAAAAAATCGACATTAAAATAAAAGAAGGTAAATAA
- a CDS encoding conserved hypothetical protein (Evidence 4 : Unknown function but conserved in other organisms), which yields MYTKDELKQLKKEFWEGFGVFCSNHPVLGKRKSKFMLYNTKMKGVELKFDANRDGAFVILELNHPDETKRLETYEQFERYKALMEEDFPQGLIWNFAYVRETGNEVCRIYSQKSGIDIHRRNNWMEFYRFMSEEMLKLEKAFRNVKDVIE from the coding sequence ATGTACACCAAAGACGAATTAAAGCAGTTGAAAAAAGAATTTTGGGAAGGATTTGGTGTTTTTTGCAGTAATCATCCCGTGCTTGGAAAGCGAAAAAGCAAATTTATGCTTTATAATACCAAAATGAAAGGGGTGGAACTGAAATTTGACGCAAACCGCGACGGCGCTTTTGTAATTTTGGAACTCAATCATCCGGATGAAACAAAACGATTGGAAACTTACGAACAGTTTGAACGTTATAAAGCGCTGATGGAAGAAGATTTTCCGCAAGGATTGATTTGGAATTTTGCGTATGTGCGCGAAACAGGCAACGAAGTATGTCGCATTTACAGTCAAAAATCAGGTATTGACATCCACAGAAGAAATAATTGGATGGAATTTTACCGTTTTATGTCGGAAGAAATGCTGAAATTGGAAAAGGCGTTTCGGAATGTAAAAGATGTGATTGAATAA
- a CDS encoding RNA polymerase sigma-54 factor (fragment) — protein MFQDYSQNKKNQTKEMKDAVLFVKQKIDAARWFIDAIKQRQQTLLTTMTAIVDFQKEYFFEGDETYLKPMVLKDIADVTGYDISTVSRVSNXKYVQTEFGIFPVKYFFSESMTNDSGEEVSTREIKKIMQEXIDDEDKRNPLNDDKLVEVLKEKGXIIARRTVAKYREQLNIPVARLRKEI, from the coding sequence ATGTTTCAGGATTATTCTCAAAATAAAAAAAATCAAACAAAAGAAATGAAAGATGCGGTACTGTTTGTAAAACAAAAAATTGACGCCGCACGTTGGTTTATTGACGCCATTAAACAACGCCAACAAACGCTTCTTACCACTATGACAGCTATTGTTGATTTTCAAAAAGAATATTTTTTTGAAGGTGATGAAACTTATTTGAAACCGATGGTTTTAAAAGATATTGCTGATGTTACCGGTTACGATATTTCCACGGTTTCACGCGTAAGCAATAGNAAATACGTACAAACNGAATTTGGAATTTTTCCCGTTAAATATTTCTTCTCTGAATCTATGACAAACGATTCGGGCGAGGAAGTTTCCACACGTGAAATTAAGAAAATTATGCAGGAATGNATTGATGATGAAGACAAACGCAATCCGCTGAACGATGATAAACTNGTNGAAGTATTGAAAGAAAAAGGNTANATAATTGCNCGAAGAACTGTTGCNAAATACCGTGAACAACTCAATATTCCGGTAGCAAGATTAAGAAAAGAGATATAA
- a CDS encoding hypothetical protein (Evidence 5 : Unknown function), giving the protein MAKQTTINLDENTAKNYILPISTFVDAAFWYNYPASNSCF; this is encoded by the coding sequence TTGGCGAAACAAACAACTATTAATTTAGATGAGAACACTGCTAAAAATTATATCTTACCTATTTCAACCTTTGTTGATGCCGCTTTTTGGTATAATTATCCTGCTTCAAACTCCTGTTTTTAA
- a CDS encoding Phosphoesterase PA-phosphatase related protein, whose amino-acid sequence MRTLLKIISYLFQPLLMPLFGIIILLQTPVFKFFPLWYHIIAISGTILFTAILPTLPIVWMMRKGEIHDMFISKREERTMPYLFSLLAYVFWVLFLSRTLHFPMSLLVLAIGCVVSIFVMVLINLKWKISAHATGIGGLAGGIFGVCYQMAINPVWLFVAVVVVSGLVAISRIYLKAHTISQVIVGFLLGFLVVFVPSLFF is encoded by the coding sequence ATGAGAACACTGCTAAAAATTATATCTTACCTATTTCAACCTTTGTTGATGCCGCTTTTTGGTATAATTATCCTGCTTCAAACTCCTGTTTTTAAATTTTTTCCTCTTTGGTATCATATTATTGCAATTTCAGGAACAATCCTGTTTACTGCAATATTGCCCACTCTTCCTATTGTTTGGATGATGCGTAAAGGTGAAATCCACGATATGTTTATCTCTAAACGTGAAGAACGCACCATGCCTTATTTATTTTCTTTGTTGGCGTATGTTTTTTGGGTGTTATTTTTATCACGTACATTGCATTTCCCGATGAGTTTGTTGGTGCTTGCAATCGGTTGTGTTGTCTCTATTTTTGTGATGGTTTTAATCAATCTGAAATGGAAAATAAGCGCTCATGCTACCGGAATAGGAGGATTGGCGGGAGGAATTTTTGGAGTTTGTTATCAAATGGCAATAAATCCCGTGTGGCTTTTTGTTGCGGTAGTTGTTGTTTCGGGATTAGTAGCTATTTCGCGCATTTATTTAAAAGCTCATACAATAAGTCAGGTTATTGTCGGATTTTTGCTCGGATTTTTAGTGGTGTTTGTTCCAAGTTTGTTTTTTTAA
- a CDS encoding Transcriptional regulator, translating into MNLQIKEIALRLKGLREALELSTEEIARKCNISTEQYEIYESGNSDISMSFLFQLAKNYGIDTIELLSGEAARSSSFFVTRKGTGVTVERRKAYKYLELAYGFKEKKIETFEVTVEPNNNPITLNSHTGQEFNLILEGVMQIVISGNEIILEKGDSIYFDASKPHGMKALNNESVKFLAVII; encoded by the coding sequence ATGAATTTACAAATCAAAGAAATAGCATTACGATTAAAAGGACTACGCGAAGCATTGGAACTTTCAACTGAGGAAATAGCGCGAAAGTGTAATATTTCCACTGAGCAATACGAAATTTATGAAAGTGGAAATTCTGATATTTCGATGAGTTTTTTGTTTCAATTAGCAAAAAATTACGGCATTGATACAATTGAATTATTGTCAGGCGAAGCTGCTCGTTCATCTTCTTTTTTTGTAACCAGAAAAGGAACCGGAGTAACGGTTGAACGCCGAAAAGCATATAAGTATTTAGAATTGGCTTATGGGTTCAAAGAGAAAAAGATAGAGACATTTGAAGTAACAGTAGAACCAAATAATAACCCAATTACATTAAATTCGCATACAGGTCAGGAGTTTAATCTGATACTTGAAGGTGTTATGCAGATTGTGATTTCTGGGAACGAAATAATACTTGAAAAAGGTGATAGTATCTATTTTGATGCNTCAAAACCCCACGGAATGAAAGCTTTAAATAATGAGAGTGTGAAATTTTTAGCGGTAATAATTTAA
- a CDS encoding AMP-dependent synthetase and ligase — MIEKYLKQVEFTSQKDFEENYKLIVPEHFNFAYDVVDEWATKEPNKKALLWTNDQGECQEFTFAELKEYTDKTASYFQSLGIVKGDIVMAILKRRYEFWFTIIALHKIGAIIIPATHLLTKKDLVYRNNAADIKAIVAVGEEPIITHINDSIPESPTVKLLISVGSIVPEGWFDFHKGIENAPEFVPNKNINKNEDIMLMSFTSGTTGDPKMVTLDYLYPLAHIVTAKYWHNLHENSLHLTIADTGWLKAVWGKLYGQWLVGACVFVYDHEKFTPASMLEMIQKYRITSLCAPPTIFRFLIREDLSHYDLSSLEYCTIAGEALNPEVYNQFFKLTGIKLKEGYGQSETTLDILTTPWMEPKPGSMGLPNPHYDIDLLTSDGRSAEVGEQGQIVVKTNKYYPTGLFKGYHRNQQLTDECYQKNIYYTGDVAWRDEDGYFWFVGRADDVIKSSGYRIGPFEVESALMTHPAVVECAITGVPDEIRGQVVKATIILSKEYKDKAGEKLVKEIQEHVKSVTAPYKYPRIIEFVEELPKTISGKIRRTEIREKDNK, encoded by the coding sequence ATGATAGAAAAGTATTTAAAACAAGTTGAGTTCACTTCTCAAAAAGATTTTGAAGAAAATTATAAACTTATTGTTCCTGAACATTTCAATTTTGCTTACGATGTGGTAGACGAATGGGCTACAAAAGAACCCAATAAAAAAGCGTTGCTTTGGACAAATGATCAAGGCGAGTGTCAAGAGTTTACCTTTGCTGAATTAAAGGAATATACCGATAAAACAGCGTCTTATTTTCAATCGCTCGGAATTGTGAAAGGCGATATTGTGATGGCAATTCTCAAACGTCGTTACGAGTTTTGGTTTACGATAATAGCATTGCATAAAATAGGNGCCATAATTATTCCCGCCACACATCTTTTGACCAAAAAAGATTTAGTTTACCGTAATAATGCAGCCGATATAAAAGCCATTGTTGCCGTTGGCGAAGAACCAATTATAACGCATATCAATGATTCTATTCCTGAAAGTCCTACTGTGAAACTGCTGATTTCAGTTGGAAGCATTGTTCCCGAAGGTTGGTTTGATTTTCATAAAGGGATTGAAAATGCGCCGGAATTTGTGCCCAATAAAAATATTAATAAAAATGAAGATATAATGTTGATGAGTTTTACCTCGGGTACAACAGGTGACCCGAAAATGGTAACGCTTGATTATCTTTATCCGTTGGCACATATTGTTACGGCAAAATACTGGCATAATTTACACGAAAATAGTCTTCATCTCACCATTGCCGATACGGGTTGGTTGAAAGCTGTTTGGGGAAAATTATACGGTCAATGGTTGGTCGGTGCTTGTGTTTTTGTGTACGATCACGAAAAGTTTACTCCTGCATCTATGCTGGAAATGATACAGAAATATCGGATAACATCACTTTGTGCACCTCCGACTATTTTCCGTTTTTTAATTCGCGAAGACCTTTCACATTATGACTTGTCTTCGCTTGAATATTGCACCATTGCAGGCGAAGCATTAAATCCTGAAGTTTATAACCAGTTTTTTAAACTTACGGGCATCAAACTTAAAGAAGGTTACGGACAAAGCGAAACCACACTTGATATTTTAACCACGCCTTGGATGGAACCAAAACCGGGCTCAATGGGTTTACCAAATCCTCATTATGATATTGATTTACTCACATCTGACGGACGTTCTGCAGAAGTAGGAGAGCAGGGACAAATTGTTGTTAAAACAAATAAATACTACCCAACAGGATTATTCAAGGGATATCACAGAAACCAACAACTTACAGATGAATGTTACCAAAAAAATATTTATTATACAGGTGATGTTGCTTGGCGCGATGAAGACGGTTATTTTTGGTTTGTTGGTCGTGCTGATGATGTGATAAAAAGTTCCGGATACAGGATTGGACCGTTTGAAGTGGAAAGTGCATTGATGACTCATCCTGCGGTGGTTGAATGTGCCATTACAGGCGTCCCCGATGAAATTCGCGGACAAGTTGTGAAAGCGACTATTATTCTTTCAAAAGAATATAAAGATAAAGCCGGAGAAAAATTGGTAAAAGAAATTCAGGAACACGTAAAATCGGTAACGGCTCCGTATAAATATCCAAGAATAATAGAATTTGTAGAAGAATTGCCTAAGACCATTAGCGGAAAAATCCGCAGAACTGAAATACGTGAAAAAGACAATAAATAG
- the upp gene encoding Uracil phosphoribosyltransferase, producing the protein MKVINLSEEDSVLKHYLKEIRSVDIQKDSMRFRRNMERLGEIMAYEISKTFSYKPDKAKTPLGVAELVKIDEKLVISTILRAGLPFHQGFLSYFDNAENAFVSAYRKYKDALKFDIFIEYIASPKLDGXTLIITDPMLATGSSMELAYGALLXKGKPKKVIIASIISSQPAIDYLKQHFPDDNITLWTAAIDPELNQHSYIVPGLGDAGDLAYGEKL; encoded by the coding sequence ATGAAAGTAATTAACCTTTCGGAAGAAGATTCCGTTCTTAAACACTATTTGAAAGAAATCCGCTCTGTTGATATTCAAAAAGATTCGATGCGTTTTCGTCGCAATATGGAACGTCTTGGAGAAATTATGGCGTATGAAATAAGTAAAACTTTTTCTTACAAACCGGACAAAGCAAAAACTCCNCTTGGTGTGGCTGAGCTCGTTAAAATAGATGAAAAATTGGTTATTTCCACTATTTTACGCGCCGGATTGCCTTTTCATCAAGGATTTTTAAGTTATTTTGATAATGCTGAAAATGCTTTTGTTTCTGCTTACCGCAAGTATAAAGACGCACTCAAGTTTGATATTTTTATAGAATACATCGCTTCTCCAAAATTAGACGGAAANACATTGATTATTACCGATCCGATGTTGGCAACGGGAAGTTCTATGGAATTGGCTTACGGAGCGTTGCTTNCCAAAGGAAAACCCAAAAAAGTGATTATCGCTTCTATAATTTCGAGCCAGCCGGCAATTGATTATTTAAAACAACATTTCCCCGACGATAATATTACGCTCTGGACCGCTGCAATCGACCCTGAATTAAACCAACACTCTTACATTGTTCCCGGACTGGGAGACGCGGGAGATTTAGCTTACGGAGAAAAATTATAA
- the nadA gene encoding Quinolinate synthase A, with amino-acid sequence MKKQQLIDEINRLRKEKNAVIMAHYYQEADIQDIADNVGDSLALAQWAAKTDADIIVLCGVHFMGETAKILSPQKKVLIPDTDAGCSLADSCPADKFEEFVRAHPXHTVISYVNTTAAVKALTDVVVTSTNAKKIVEQFPKDAKLIFGPDKNLGNYINSVTERDMLLWDGACHVHEQFSVEKLIELKNENPDAKIVAHPECKSVILKMADFVGSTQGLLNYVTKSDKTKFLVVTESGILHQMQKTNPEKTFIPVPPEFEGKTCMCNECKYMRMNTLEKLYLCLRDEKPEIIIXEKLREXAVKPILKMLEMS; translated from the coding sequence ATGAAAAAACAACAATTAATTGACGAAATAAATAGATTACGAAAAGAAAAAAATGCGGTAATTATGGCTCATTATTATCAGGAAGCCGATATTCAAGATATTGCAGATAATGTGGGCGATAGTTTAGCNCTTGCACAATGGGCTGCAAAGACCGATGCCGATATTATTGTACTTTGTGGCGTACATTTTATGGGCGAAACGGCAAAAATTCTTTCCCCTCAAAAAAAAGTACTTATTCCAGATACGGATGCAGGTTGTTCTTTAGCCGATAGTTGTCCTGCAGATAAATTTGAAGAATTTGTAAGGGCGCATCCTNATCATACTGTAATTTCTTATGTAAACACTACAGCTGCTGTTAAAGCGTTAACTGACGTGGTTGTAACCTCTACAAATGCAAAAAAAATAGTAGAGCAATTCCCTAAAGATGCAAAATTAATTTTTGGACCGGATAAAAACCTTGGAAATTATATTAACAGCGTTACAGAACGTGATATGTTGCTTTGGGACGGAGCTTGCCACGTTCACGAGCAATTTTCGGTAGAAAAACTCATAGAATTAAAAAATGAAAATCCCGATGCGAAGATTGTAGCTCATCCGGAATGTAAAAGCGTTATTTTAAAAATGGCAGATTTTGTGGGTTCTACGCAAGGATTGCTGAATTACGTTACAAAATCGGATAAAACAAAGTTTTTAGTGGTTACAGAAAGCGGTATTTTACACCAAATGCAAAAAACCAATCCGGAAAAAACATTCATTCCGGTTCCGCCTGAATTTGAAGGAAAAACCTGTATGTGCAACGAATGTAAATATATGCGTATGAATACGTTGGAAAAATTATATCTTTGCCTGCGTGATGAAAAACCCGAAATTATTATTNATGAAAAATTAAGAGAANAAGCGGTAAAACCTATTTTGAAAATGTTGGAAATGAGCTAA
- a CDS encoding Short-chain dehydrogenase/reductase SDR, which translates to MKTKQEAILLTGGSAGIGLATAKMLMDKGYRVYSGSRRGGGEALKSSISNGEIIPIKLDVNDEKTLNDAIKKIVEENGDLYAVISNAGNGIAGAVEDTSAEEAKYQLETNFFGAVKTIRACLPQFRKQKSGKIIAVTSVAGIIPIPFQAFYSAAKAAYQIYMEALAMEVKPFEIQCCTILPGDTKTDFTASRKYTEESQNENSPYYKQMKIAVGKMEKDEQNGMSPDVIAKAIVNQIERNKMKSRVIPGFQYKAICAISGWLPNSWRLKLINMVYS; encoded by the coding sequence ATGAAAACAAAACAGGAAGCAATTTTACTTACAGGCGGAAGTGCTGGAATTGGTCTTGCCACAGCTAAAATGTTGATGGATAAAGGTTATCGCGTGTATTCCGGCTCACGCAGGGGCGGGGGAGAAGCATTAAAATCGTCAATATCAAATGGAGAAATTATCCCAATAAAATTGGATGTAAACGATGAAAAAACTCTGAACGACGCAATAAAAAAAATAGTTGAAGAAAACGGAGATTTATATGCTGTAATAAGTAATGCCGGAAACGGAATTGCAGGAGCTGTGGAAGATACATCTGCAGAAGAAGCAAAATATCAATTGGAAACTAATTTCTTTGGCGCCGTAAAAACCATTCGTGCCTGTTTGCCTCAGTTTAGAAAACAAAAATCCGGAAAAATTATTGCTGTTACTTCTGTGGCTGGTATTATTCCTATTCCTTTTCAAGCTTTTTACAGCGCAGCAAAAGCAGCGTATCAAATTTATATGGAAGCATTAGCAATGGAAGTAAAACCCTTTGAAATTCAATGTTGTACAATACTTCCCGGCGATACAAAAACAGATTTTACTGCTTCAAGAAAATATACAGAAGAAAGTCAAAACGAAAATTCTCCATATTATAAACAAATGAAAATTGCTGTGGGTAAAATGGAAAAAGATGAACAAAACGGAATGAGTCCTGATGTAATTGCAAAAGCTATTGTAAATCAGATAGAAAGAAATAAAATGAAGTCGCGTGTAATTCCCGGATTTCAATATAAAGCCATTTGCGCTATAAGTGGTTGGTTACCAAATTCATGGAGATTGAAATTGATAAATATGGTATATTCGTAA
- a CDS encoding conserved exported hypothetical protein (Evidence 4 : Unknown function but conserved in other organisms), translated as MKKSIYSIVLLVLAMILASCGASQKVVDNRSVKEKIESQRYKFIANYAIPTSAGFQPRYLTSEYDLKVTPDTITAYLPYFGRAYEAPLNSSEGGIKFTSTKFEYVINTGKKPGNWIINIRIKDQLREILLTLDVWNNGKGDLNVWDQNRQPILFQGELE; from the coding sequence ATGAAAAAAAGCATTTATTCAATTGTTTTGCTTGTTTTAGCTATGATTTTGGCTTCTTGCGGCGCTTCACAAAAAGTAGTGGATAATCGTTCTGTAAAAGAAAAAATAGAATCGCAGCGATATAAGTTTATAGCAAATTATGCAATTCCTACTTCTGCCGGTTTTCAACCGAGATACTTAACTTCTGAATATGATTTGAAAGTAACGCCGGATACAATTACGGCTTATCTTCCTTATTTTGGTCGCGCATACGAAGCGCCTTTAAATTCATCTGAAGGTGGAATAAAATTTACAAGTACCAAGTTTGAATATGTTATAAATACAGGCAAAAAACCCGGTAATTGGATTATAAATATTCGAATTAAGGATCAGCTTAGAGAAATTCTTTTAACCTTAGATGTTTGGAATAACGGAAAAGGCGATTTAAATGTTTGGGATCAAAACAGACAACCCATTTTGTTTCAAGGAGAATTGGAATAG